Proteins encoded by one window of Microplitis demolitor isolate Queensland-Clemson2020A chromosome 6, iyMicDemo2.1a, whole genome shotgun sequence:
- the LOC103575142 gene encoding ATP-binding cassette sub-family C member 4-like isoform X3: protein MLRNLQPYIMDWIIEYFEIETADKTTQNDVLIYATALIVTIIAISFIVHHINCLSQILGIEIRVACCSLIYKKILKLNKSGFRKTTVDPIVNLLNDDIYTFDLLPSSLNFLWITPIQIVIIFSIVWQSIGMYTIVGFGTLLTIVIPTQSCIEMLDKTIRNTITKLTDKRNQIMKEIAVGIKIIKMYVLEKYFDKIMSEIRLEEVKQLQRSLYIRVLYSCLPGFVHKIMVFMTLVIYSLDGNMFQSKVTYNISVYYHIIQLLTVIYLPLSIYHVMEINTMVKKIQNFLLLDEICEISNNLKKSVNETNLNCASQNETTNAVRVELNNVSASWKVDQLPQTLSGVTLKINSGDLCALIGPANSGKSSLLNLLLQEIPISAGTVGLFQFKNENSTDFDSKPKFIQDNPDMTISYASQDPWLFSGTVRENIIFGLDYDSMRYRQVTRVCSLLRDFNQLPNGDMTIIGDHGEPLSGGQKAKVNLARAIYRQADLYLLDDPLSAIDASVARLIFKECILKFLQGKTRILVTNQLYCLKEAHTIALFERGFIKIQGDFDALTMTSFEFNEMLNTIRQNEVQDYTQIFTNDISEENEINNGKKSTFVQSRYSCQFIPREELVEMKIHNNVNNRIIKKSDSYNLKKINRRYSNSCKKITIFILLLVLYILLQLTTIVVDQWMSYWTTVETIRTCIQAPKDICIGYENQLNSMVDINVIKSLLNDHKLLSANFAIYIYTVFIMGLIGLLFLIVYLTINIFISTGQKLYFLIFSNLLQARMHFFNSHLSDKISTTLLKDIKIMDDLFIPTAIQIMIIIVQTIAIIINIITVIPWIMILVIILGPILYYLTLQFLKTMQNVKQLENITKTPVALYTSATLNGLTTIRSHNKDRLLLLRKNFNHYQEINSGARYLLVSMMSAYSLVIELIFCIFVSVAYFLLIIMHQEKTFNESVGFAISQSLILFSILQNSVKQIIEVPCYLKSISRIFQYVDVPKEGPIESSNPPPTNWPSSGQIRWENISINYIKNGLPVFKNIDLMIEPCWKVGVVERAGTEKSSLISTLFRLVDNDLHGDIIIDGLDTKSIGLQDLRSNISIIPKDPYLFTGTLRYNLDPFQEYTDKAMWGVLGEVELNDMTLDQWISEGGTNFSSSERKLICFARALLRSNRILVLDHITNDLDLNTKVIIQRVIQSYFKYCTIITITDHLDSIINSDIILVMDNGCLVEFGSPYELLIIKNKSIFGQMIKKYDEVVIEKIFQEVIKYHYQQRRYNLRKNNLSRLNNV, encoded by the exons ATGTTACGCAATTTACAACCATATATTATGGACTGGATCATTGAATATTTCGAAATAGAAACTGCAGATAAAACCACACAAAATGATGTTTTAATTTACGCAACTGCTCTTATTGTTACAATAATTGCAATTAGTTTCATTGTTCATCACATCAATTGTCTCAGTCAGATACTGGGAATTGAAATTAGAGTAGCATGTTGTTcgttgatttataaaaaaattttaaagctcaACAAATCGGGATTTAGAAAAACGACAGTTGATCCAATAGTAAATCTTTTGAACGACGATATTTACACTTTTGATTTGTTGCCATCAAGTCTCAATTTTCTATGGATAACTCCTATCCAG attgttattattttttctattgtatGGCAAAGTATTGGTATGTATACTATAGTAGGGTTTGGAACTCTTCTGACTATTGTTATTCCTACGCAAAGCTGCATTGAAATGTTGGACAAAACAATAAGAAACACTATTACTAAATTAACTGATAAACGTAATCAAATTATGAAGGAAATAGCGGTTGGAATTAAA ataattaaaatgtatgtattggaaaaatattttgataaaattatgtcTGAAATAAGATTGGAAGAAGTGAAACAATTACAACGTTCATTGTATATTCGAGTACTTTATTCATGTTTACCAGGCTTTGTCCATAAAATAATGGTTTTTATGACGCTTGTTATTTATAGTTTAGATGGCAATATGTTTCAATCCAAAGTAACATATAATATTTCcgtttattatcatattattcAGTTACTCACGGTAATATATTTGCCGCTGTCGATATACCATGTAATGGAAATCAACACtatggttaaaaaaattcaa AATTTTCTTCTGCTTGATgaaatttgtgaaatttcaaacaatttaAAGAAATCTGTGAATGAAACCAATCTCAATTGTGCTAGTCAAAATGAAACAACTAATGCAGTGAGGGTTGAGTTGAATAACGTATCAGCTAGTTGGAAGGTTGATCAGTTACCTCAAACATTAAGTGGCGTAACGTTGAAGATCAATAGTGGAGATTTGTGTGCTTTGATTGGTCCTGCCAACTCTGGAAAATCTTCACTGTTAAATCTACTGTTGCAAGAAATACCAATCAGCGCTGGAACAGTTGGGCTCTTTCAgttcaaaaatgaaaactcGACTGACTTTGACTCCAAGCCTAAATTTATACAAGACAACCCTGACATGACTATCTCATATGCGAGTCAAGATCCGTGGCTCTTTTCAGGGACAGTTAGAGAAAACATTATCTTTGGACTTGATTATGATTCAATGCGATATAGACAG gtGACAAGAGTATGTTCACTTTTGAGAGACTTTAACCAATTACCCAATGGTGACATGACAATTATTGGAGATCATGGAGAACCACTTTCAGGTGGTCAGAaagcaaaagttaatttaGCGAGAGCTATTTATAGGCAAGCTGATTTGTATCTTTTGGATGATCCTCTAAGTGCGATCGATGCAAGTGTCGCGCGACTTATTTTCAAGGAATGTATTCTCAAGTTTCTCCAAGGAAAAACACGAATCCTTGTTACTAATCAACTTTACTGTCTCAAAGAAGCTCACACTATTGCATTATTTGAACGG GGATTTATAAAGATTCAAGGTGATTTTGATGCTCTAACAATGAcaagttttgaatttaatgaaatgtTAAATACAATTCGACAAAACGAGGTACAAGATTATactcaaatatttacaaatgatataagtgaagaaaatgaaattaataatggtaaaaaatcaacttttgTTCAATCTCGATATAGTTGTCAGTTT ATACCACGTGAAGAATTAGtagaaatgaaaattcataacAATGTCAATaacagaataataaaaaagagtgATAgctataatttgaaaaaaatcaaccgACGCTACTCAAactcatgtaaaaaaattacaatttttattttactgttggttttatatattttattacaattaacgACTATTGTTGTCGACCAATGGATGTCTTACTGGACAACTGTAGAGACAATTAGAACTTGCATTCAAGCTCCTAAAGACATATGCATTGGCtatgaaaatcaattaaactCAATGGTTgatattaatgtaataaaatcaCTTCTGAATGAtcacaaattattatcagcgAACTttgcaatatatatttacacagtATTTATTATGGGTCTTATtggattactttttttaatagtttatttaacaataaatatttttataagcactggacaaaaactatattttttgatattttctaatttactCCAAGCCagaatgcatttttttaattcgcaTTTGTCAg atAAAATTTCAACTACTTTATtgaaagatattaaaattatggaTGATTTATTCATACCAACAGCTATacaaattatgattataattgtTCAAACTATcgcaattataataaatattattactgttattcCTTGGATAATGATACTAGTTATAATACTAGGACCAATTTTGTATTATCTCACGTTACAGTTTTTGAAAACAATGCAAAATGTAAAgcaattagaaaatatta CAAAAACACCGGTTGCTTTGTATACCAGTGCAACATTAAATGGCTTAACGACTATCAGGAGTCACAATAAAGACAGACTGTTACtgttacgaaaaaattttaatcattatcaGGAAATCAATTCTGGAGCGCGATATTTACTAGTATCTATGATGTCAGCTTATAGCCTCGTAATCGAGttgattttttgtattttcgtCAGTGTTGCTTACTTTCTCCTAATTATTATGCATCAGG aaaaaacttttaatgagTCCGTTGGTTTCGCTATATCTCAATCGTTGATTTTGTTTAGTATACTCCAGAATAGTGTCAAACAAATCATTGAAGTACCGTGTTACTTGAAATCAATCAGCAGAATTTTTCAGTATGTTGATGTTCCTAAAGAAGGACCAATTGAGTCATCGAATCCACCACCAACCAATTGGCCGTCAAGTGGACAAATTAGATGGGAAAATATTTCCATAAACTACATAAAAAATGGTTTACCAGTTTTCAAa AATATAGATCTAATGATAGAACCATGTTGGAAAGTGGGAGTTGTTGAAAGAGCTGGAACTGAAAAATCTTCGTTAATATCAACGCTCTTTCGTCTGGTTGATAATGATTTACATGGAGATATAATAATTGACGGTTTGGATACAAAGAGCATTGGCCTTCAGGATTTACGATCTAATATATCGATTATTCCAAAAGACCCTTATCTATTTACTGGGACATTACGATATAATCTTGACCCTTTTCAGGAGTATACAGATAAAGCTATGTGGGGGGTATTGGGAGAAGTTGAACTAAATGATATGACACTCGATCAATGGATTTCTGAAGGTGGTACCAACTTCAGTAGTAGTGAACGCAAACTTATTTGTTTTGCCCGAGCTTTGCTACGGAGTAATCGGATCCTTGTCCTCGACCACATCACTAATGATCTCGATTTAAA taCAAAAGTAATAATCCAAAGAGTCATacaatcatattttaaatattgtacgATAATCACTATAACGGATCATTTGGACTCAATAATAAACAGTGATATTATTCTTGTTATGGACAATGGATGTTTGGTg gaaTTCGGAAGTccatatgaattattaattataaaaaacaaaagtatttttggtcaaatgattaaaaaatatgatgaagtggtcattgaaaaaatatttcaagaagttataaaatatcacTATCAACAAAGACGTTacaatttgagaaaaaataatttatcaagactaaataatgtttaa
- the LOC103575142 gene encoding ATP-binding cassette sub-family C member 4-like isoform X2: MKAIIQIFWFKYLCIVILVLFEQVMLRNLQPYIMDWIIEYFEIETADKTTQNDVLIYATALIVTIIAISFIVHHINCLSQILGIEIRVACCSLIYKKILKLNKSGFRKTTVDPIVNLLNDDIYTFDLLPSSLNFLWITPIQIVIIFSIVWQSIGMYTIVGFGTLLTIVIPTQSCIEMLDKTIRNTITKLTDKRNQIMKEIAVGIKIIKMYVLEKYFDKIMSEIRLEEVKQLQRSLYIRVLYSCLPGFVHKIMVFMTLVIYSLDGNMFQSKVTYNISVYYHIIQLLTVIYLPLSIYHVMEINTMVKKIQNFLLLDEICEISNNLKKSVNETNLNCASQNETTNAVRVELNNVSASWKVDQLPQTLSGVTLKINSGDLCALIGPANSGKSSLLNLLLQEIPISAGTVGLFQFKNENSTDFDSKPKFIQDNPDMTISYASQDPWLFSGTVRENIIFGLDYDSMRYRQVTRVCSLLRDFNQLPNGDMTIIGDHGEPLSGGQKAKVNLARAIYRQADLYLLDDPLSAIDASVARLIFKECILKFLQGKTRILVTNQLYCLKEAHTIALFERGFIKIQGDFDALTMTSFEFNEMLNTIRQNEVQDYTQIFTNDISEENEINNGKKSTFVQSRYSCQFIPREELVEMKIHNNVNNRIIKKSDSYNLKKINRRYSNSCKKITIFILLLVLYILLQLTTIVVDQWMSYWTTVETIRTCIQAPKDICIGYENQLNSMVDINVIKSLLNDHKLLSANFAIYIYTVFIMGLIGLLFLIVYLTINIFISTGQKLYFLIFSNLLQARMHFFNSHLSDKISTTLLKDIKIMDDLFIPTAIQIMIIIVQTIAIIINIITVIPWIMILVIILGPILYYLTLQFLKTMQNVKQLENITKTPVALYTSATLNGLTTIRSHNKDRLLLLRKNFNHYQEINSGARYLLVSMMSAYSLVIELIFCIFVSVAYFLLIIMHQEKTFNESVGFAISQSLILFSILQNSVKQIIEVPCYLKSISRIFQYVDVPKEGPIESSNPPPTNWPSSGQIRWENISINYIKNGLPVFKNIDLMIEPCWKVGVVERAGTEKSSLISTLFRLVDNDLHGDIIIDGLDTKSIGLQDLRSNISIIPKDPYLFTGTLRYNLDPFQEYTDKAMWGVLGEVELNDMTLDQWISEGGTNFSSSERKLICFARALLRSNRILVLDHITNDLDLNTKVIIQRVIQSYFKYCTIITITDHLDSIINSDIILVMDNGCLVEFGSPYELLIIKNKSIFGQMIKKYDEVVIEKIFQEVIKYHYQQRRYNLRKNNLSRLNNV; this comes from the exons ATGAAAGCTATCATTCAGATATTTTGGTTCAAATATCTGTGCATCGTTATTTTGGTACTATTCGAGCAAGTAATGTTACGCAATTTACAACCATATATTATGGACTGGATCATTGAATATTTCGAAATAGAAACTGCAGATAAAACCACACAAAATGATGTTTTAATTTACGCAACTGCTCTTATTGTTACAATAATTGCAATTAGTTTCATTGTTCATCACATCAATTGTCTCAGTCAGATACTGGGAATTGAAATTAGAGTAGCATGTTGTTcgttgatttataaaaaaattttaaagctcaACAAATCGGGATTTAGAAAAACGACAGTTGATCCAATAGTAAATCTTTTGAACGACGATATTTACACTTTTGATTTGTTGCCATCAAGTCTCAATTTTCTATGGATAACTCCTATCCAG attgttattattttttctattgtatGGCAAAGTATTGGTATGTATACTATAGTAGGGTTTGGAACTCTTCTGACTATTGTTATTCCTACGCAAAGCTGCATTGAAATGTTGGACAAAACAATAAGAAACACTATTACTAAATTAACTGATAAACGTAATCAAATTATGAAGGAAATAGCGGTTGGAATTAAA ataattaaaatgtatgtattggaaaaatattttgataaaattatgtcTGAAATAAGATTGGAAGAAGTGAAACAATTACAACGTTCATTGTATATTCGAGTACTTTATTCATGTTTACCAGGCTTTGTCCATAAAATAATGGTTTTTATGACGCTTGTTATTTATAGTTTAGATGGCAATATGTTTCAATCCAAAGTAACATATAATATTTCcgtttattatcatattattcAGTTACTCACGGTAATATATTTGCCGCTGTCGATATACCATGTAATGGAAATCAACACtatggttaaaaaaattcaa AATTTTCTTCTGCTTGATgaaatttgtgaaatttcaaacaatttaAAGAAATCTGTGAATGAAACCAATCTCAATTGTGCTAGTCAAAATGAAACAACTAATGCAGTGAGGGTTGAGTTGAATAACGTATCAGCTAGTTGGAAGGTTGATCAGTTACCTCAAACATTAAGTGGCGTAACGTTGAAGATCAATAGTGGAGATTTGTGTGCTTTGATTGGTCCTGCCAACTCTGGAAAATCTTCACTGTTAAATCTACTGTTGCAAGAAATACCAATCAGCGCTGGAACAGTTGGGCTCTTTCAgttcaaaaatgaaaactcGACTGACTTTGACTCCAAGCCTAAATTTATACAAGACAACCCTGACATGACTATCTCATATGCGAGTCAAGATCCGTGGCTCTTTTCAGGGACAGTTAGAGAAAACATTATCTTTGGACTTGATTATGATTCAATGCGATATAGACAG gtGACAAGAGTATGTTCACTTTTGAGAGACTTTAACCAATTACCCAATGGTGACATGACAATTATTGGAGATCATGGAGAACCACTTTCAGGTGGTCAGAaagcaaaagttaatttaGCGAGAGCTATTTATAGGCAAGCTGATTTGTATCTTTTGGATGATCCTCTAAGTGCGATCGATGCAAGTGTCGCGCGACTTATTTTCAAGGAATGTATTCTCAAGTTTCTCCAAGGAAAAACACGAATCCTTGTTACTAATCAACTTTACTGTCTCAAAGAAGCTCACACTATTGCATTATTTGAACGG GGATTTATAAAGATTCAAGGTGATTTTGATGCTCTAACAATGAcaagttttgaatttaatgaaatgtTAAATACAATTCGACAAAACGAGGTACAAGATTATactcaaatatttacaaatgatataagtgaagaaaatgaaattaataatggtaaaaaatcaacttttgTTCAATCTCGATATAGTTGTCAGTTT ATACCACGTGAAGAATTAGtagaaatgaaaattcataacAATGTCAATaacagaataataaaaaagagtgATAgctataatttgaaaaaaatcaaccgACGCTACTCAAactcatgtaaaaaaattacaatttttattttactgttggttttatatattttattacaattaacgACTATTGTTGTCGACCAATGGATGTCTTACTGGACAACTGTAGAGACAATTAGAACTTGCATTCAAGCTCCTAAAGACATATGCATTGGCtatgaaaatcaattaaactCAATGGTTgatattaatgtaataaaatcaCTTCTGAATGAtcacaaattattatcagcgAACTttgcaatatatatttacacagtATTTATTATGGGTCTTATtggattactttttttaatagtttatttaacaataaatatttttataagcactggacaaaaactatattttttgatattttctaatttactCCAAGCCagaatgcatttttttaattcgcaTTTGTCAg atAAAATTTCAACTACTTTATtgaaagatattaaaattatggaTGATTTATTCATACCAACAGCTATacaaattatgattataattgtTCAAACTATcgcaattataataaatattattactgttattcCTTGGATAATGATACTAGTTATAATACTAGGACCAATTTTGTATTATCTCACGTTACAGTTTTTGAAAACAATGCAAAATGTAAAgcaattagaaaatatta CAAAAACACCGGTTGCTTTGTATACCAGTGCAACATTAAATGGCTTAACGACTATCAGGAGTCACAATAAAGACAGACTGTTACtgttacgaaaaaattttaatcattatcaGGAAATCAATTCTGGAGCGCGATATTTACTAGTATCTATGATGTCAGCTTATAGCCTCGTAATCGAGttgattttttgtattttcgtCAGTGTTGCTTACTTTCTCCTAATTATTATGCATCAGG aaaaaacttttaatgagTCCGTTGGTTTCGCTATATCTCAATCGTTGATTTTGTTTAGTATACTCCAGAATAGTGTCAAACAAATCATTGAAGTACCGTGTTACTTGAAATCAATCAGCAGAATTTTTCAGTATGTTGATGTTCCTAAAGAAGGACCAATTGAGTCATCGAATCCACCACCAACCAATTGGCCGTCAAGTGGACAAATTAGATGGGAAAATATTTCCATAAACTACATAAAAAATGGTTTACCAGTTTTCAAa AATATAGATCTAATGATAGAACCATGTTGGAAAGTGGGAGTTGTTGAAAGAGCTGGAACTGAAAAATCTTCGTTAATATCAACGCTCTTTCGTCTGGTTGATAATGATTTACATGGAGATATAATAATTGACGGTTTGGATACAAAGAGCATTGGCCTTCAGGATTTACGATCTAATATATCGATTATTCCAAAAGACCCTTATCTATTTACTGGGACATTACGATATAATCTTGACCCTTTTCAGGAGTATACAGATAAAGCTATGTGGGGGGTATTGGGAGAAGTTGAACTAAATGATATGACACTCGATCAATGGATTTCTGAAGGTGGTACCAACTTCAGTAGTAGTGAACGCAAACTTATTTGTTTTGCCCGAGCTTTGCTACGGAGTAATCGGATCCTTGTCCTCGACCACATCACTAATGATCTCGATTTAAA taCAAAAGTAATAATCCAAAGAGTCATacaatcatattttaaatattgtacgATAATCACTATAACGGATCATTTGGACTCAATAATAAACAGTGATATTATTCTTGTTATGGACAATGGATGTTTGGTg gaaTTCGGAAGTccatatgaattattaattataaaaaacaaaagtatttttggtcaaatgattaaaaaatatgatgaagtggtcattgaaaaaatatttcaagaagttataaaatatcacTATCAACAAAGACGTTacaatttgagaaaaaataatttatcaagactaaataatgtttaa